A window of the Gossypium arboreum isolate Shixiya-1 chromosome 2, ASM2569848v2, whole genome shotgun sequence genome harbors these coding sequences:
- the LOC108466812 gene encoding LOW QUALITY PROTEIN: linamarin synthase 2-like (The sequence of the model RefSeq protein was modified relative to this genomic sequence to represent the inferred CDS: inserted 2 bases in 2 codons): MASVETSKPHVVCIPYPSQGHVSPMMQLAKLLHSRGFFITFVNTEFNHRRLIRSKGANFVKGLPDFRFETIPDGLSSSDRDATQDVRALCDSTRKNCLAPFLELXTKLNSSSHLPSVTCIVSDGVMSFAIKAAPVFGIPEVQFWTASACSFMGYLQFSELLKRGIIPFQNETFLSDGTLDKPIDWVPGMSNIQLRDLPSFIRANNPNDIMFDFMGSEAQNCLKAPAIIFNTFDEFEHEVLKAIAAKFPGIYTIGPLQLLARHMPDGPSKSINSSLWKEDTSCIEWLNKREPSSVVYVNYGSVTVMSEKHLKEFAWGLANSKHPFLWIVRSDIVMGDSAILHEEFLEEIKDRGLITSWCNQCEVLSHPSVGVFLTHCGWNSTLEAISGGVPLICWPFFADQQTNCRYACTHWGIGMEVEHDVKRENIEFLVKEMMEGEEGKKMKEKALEWKKKAEEATDVXGLSYCNFDRFVKEALKHG, translated from the exons ATGGCTTCAGTTGAAACCAGTAAACCCCACGTTGTATGCATTCCATATCCATCACAAGGTCATGTTAGCCCCATGATGCAACTGGCTAAGCTCTTACACTCTAGAGGCTTCTTCATAACCTTTGTTAACACTGAGTTCAACCATAGGCGTTTGATCAGGTCCAAAGGGGCAAACTTCGTTAAGGGTCTGCCTGATTTCCGGTTCGAAACGATTCCGGATGGGCTGTCATCGTCCGACCGTGATGCGACGCAGGATGTTCGAGCTCTATGTGATTCGACACGAAAGAATTGCTTGGCGCCGTTTTTAGAGC CTACTAAGTTAAACTCCTCCTCCCATCTGCCCTCTGTTACTTGCATAGTCTCTGATGGAGTTATGAGCTTTGCTATTAAAGCTGCTCCAGTATTTGGCATACCAGAAGTTCAGTTTTGGACTGCCTCGGCCTGTAGTTTCATGGGATATCTTCAATTCAGTGAACTGCTTAAACGAGGAATTATTCCATTCCAGA ATGAAACTTTTCTCAGTGATGGAACTCTTGATAAACCTATTGATTGGGTGCCTGGAATGAGCAACATTCAACTCAGAGATCTCCCCAGCTTTATTAGAGCCAACAATCCAAATGATATTATGTTTGACTTCATGGGCTCCGAAGCACAAAATTGCCTAAAAGCTCCAGCAATTATCTTCAACACATTCGATGAATTCGAACATGAAGTATTAAAAGCAATCGCTGCTAAATTCCCTGGAATTTATACAATAGGACCACTTCAATTGCTTGCCAGGCACATGCCTGACGGCCCATCCAAGTCAATAAACTCAAGCCTATGGAAAGAAGATACAAGCTGCATTGAATGGCTTAACAAAAGGGAACCCAGTTCAGTTGTGTACGTGAACTATGGAAGCGTGACTGTCATGTCGGAGAAGCATCTGAAAGAATTTGCATGGGGGCTAGCTAATTCTAAGCACCCGTTTTTATGGATCGTTAGATCAGATATCGTGATGGGTGATTCTGCAATTCTGCATGAAGAATTTCTCGAGGAGATTAAGGATAGAGGGCTGATAACAAGCTGGTGCAATCAATGTGAGGTTCTTTCCCATCCTTCAGTTGGAGTTTTTTTGACACATTGTGGGTGGAATTCTACCTTGGAAGCCATATCTGGAGGTGTCCCTTTAATTTGTTGGCCATTTTTTGCTGACCAGCAAACCAATTGTCGGTATGCTTGCACTCATTGGGGCATTGGCATGGAAGTGGAACATGATGTGAAGCGAGAGAACATTGAGTTTTTGGTCAAGGAAATGATGGAAggagaagaaggaaagaaaatgaaagagaagGCATTGGAGTGGAAGAAGAAAGCAGAAGAAGCCACCGATG TGGGATTATCTTACTGTAATTTTGATAGATTTGTTAAGGAAGCTCTAAAACATGGTTAA
- the LOC108463855 gene encoding histone H4: MSGRGKGGKGLGKGGAKRHRKVLRDNIQGITKPAIRRLARRGGVKRISGLIYEETRGVLKIFLENVIRDAVTYTEHARRKTVTAMDVVYALKRQGRTLYGFGG, translated from the coding sequence ATGTCGGGCCGTGGAAAAGGAGGCAAGGGATTGGGAAAGGGAGGAGCTAAGAGGCATCGTAAGGTTCTCCGAGATAACATTCAGGGCATCACCAAGCCGGCGATTCGGAGATTAGCTCGTAGAGGCGGCGTGAAGAGGATTAGTGGTTTGATCTACGAGGAAACTCGTGGTGTTCTCAAGATCTTCCTTGAAAACGTTATACGCGATGCCGTCACCTATACGGAGCACGCTAGGCGTAAGACTGTTACCGCTATGGATGTCGTTTATGCTCTCAAGAGACAAGGAAGGACTCTTTACGGTTTCGGCGGTTGA